CTCGTCATTGATGATCTTGAGGAGGCTGATCAGGCGCGGCGCTTCCTTGTGCAGTGGGATCTCGAACGCGCCCCACTGGTCGAGTTCGGCTTGTGCGACCAGGGAGGTCGAGCGTGCTTGGTAGAACTCGAGAGCCATGCGGGCGATCAGGTGCTGGATCGATTGCAGATCACCGATGGGGCGGCCACCGGATTTGCGTTCCTGCGATCGGGAGATCGCTCGTGTGATGAGCCATTGGCCCCATCCGGAACACATGCCACCGCGGCACAATCGCCGCCAGTTGATCCAGGACATGGCCAGGGCGAAGCCGTCGCCCACCTCACGGACGATGTTCTCCGCAGGCACCCGCACATCACGGAATTCGAGTTCGCCGGTGAGTCCGTCGTCCATCATGGTCGGCAGGTCGGGGCCGCGCTCGAGACCGGGGGTGTCGGCATCGACGAGGAACATCGTCAACGACCGGGTTCCGGCGCCGGGTTCGGTGACGGCGACGACCTGGTATACGTCGGCGAAATGGGAATTGGTGATCCATGCTTTGCGGCCGTTGATGATCCAGTCGCTGCCGTCTTGTTTCGCCCAGGTCTCCATACCCAGGACATCAGTGCCGACATTGGGTTCGGTGTTGGCGAACGCAGCAGTGATCTGACCTTTGATCAACGGCGTGAGATACCGCTCCCGCATCGCTTCCGACATGTGCTCGCTCGCGGGGTTCGGGCCCTCTGTCCATGCAAGGGCGGCCAAACCGAGCCCGAGACCGGAATGGCGGTAGACGAATTCCTCGACGTGGTGCATCTCCACGCGGTTGAATCCACCGCCGCCGAGTTCGGCACTGATGTGTGGGGCGTACAGGTTCAGGGCGCCGGCGCGCCGTTGCACCTCACGGCGAGCCTCCCACACGATCGGGTGCATTCGGCCTTCACTGTCGAGCTTCGGTTGTCCGGCAGTGCCGACGTTGTGCTTCGCGAGTTCCTCTTCGAGTGGAGGGACGTCCTCGTCGAGGAACTCGCGAAAACGGTCGGTGTACTCCTGCACCCGGGCGGTAGGAGCGATCGACATGGAGTGTTCGGTCATCGTCTCTCGATTCTGTTTCAGGTCATAGCCTTTGGTGCGTAGCCACCATCTTCAGGTAGCTGTCGAGCATGGCTTCGGCGTCGTCGCGGACCGATTTCACGCGACCGGTTTTTGTCATCAGGAGCAATCCGAAGACCCAGGTGGCATGGACCACCGCGAGGTGGTGTGCAGTCTGCTCGGTTGCCAGTCCGTCGGTGATCAGACCATTCGCGATCAACGTCATCACTTGGTCGAACAGGGTGTTCAGTTCCTCGTCGAGCTTCTTGTTGAGGCCTGCAGGGCGGACTCCGCCGTACAGATAGAAGCCGAGTTCGAAGTCGGCGGGATGGGTGTCGTAGAAGGACCACAAGCCGTGCAGTGCCGCGGCCGATGCCGGCCTGTCGGGTGAGGTTTCGACGGTGGTGGCCACTTCGGACTGCAGGGCGTGCAGGGAGTCTCGCAGCACTTCGGCGTAGAGCTCTTCCTTGGTGTCGAAGTAGGTGTAGATGGCTCCCGTTGTGTAGCCCGCGGCCTGGGCGATCTCGCGCATCGAGGCGGCGTCGATGCCGCGTTCGGCGAAGATGCGCTTCGCGGCATCGCGTATCAGTCCTTTCTTGAACTCCCGCACGGCACCGCGCCGTGACCCGGATTCGCGGACCGTGTTCTGAGCATTGATCGACATGTCATTTTCCATAACATCGTTCAGTTTCCTTAACTGTAGTTCTCTTCTGTGAGGGGCGTCAACGGTTCCAGCTTGCCGGACCCACTGTCGGGGTTGTTCTGAGTGGTACCGGCATCAGGCCTGCGTCTCAGCCGTCGCCGATACCGAGCGACCGAGCGCGTGGATCCGGCGTCTGAACGAGACCCGGTGTACTCGGTCGGCCGAGGTGAGGACGGCCCCACAGTCGACAAGCTCGTGCACCGTCGACCACTCGCGCTCTGCGTCCACACGGATGCACCCACCATCGATGGTTCACATGATGCTCATGGCAACCTCAGCGATGCCCGACGGCATGCTGAACAGGCGATTTTCTCGCTGCCCGCCGCAGTAGCAGGACATGCTGCAGGCGCTGGTGACCGACGGCGTCATGGCACGGCCCGACGCTGCGGGCTGCACACTCCGATCCGGTCGTCGGAGATGCACCAGCGCCTGCTCGCGGCTTCCGGATCCGAGTCCACCTGCTCGGCGCCAAGCCCCGGTGTGTAGGCGGCTCGAACTTTCCCGTTGATGTGACCCTCAGCTGGGTGCACGGTGCGGTCCGGTCGGCAATGGGGTGGCTCGGCAGCCGTCTGTGCCGTCTCCTTCCGGGCGATCCTCGGTCGTTCTGTGTCGTCACTCTGTTCGACCTGAGGGAGGGAAGGGTGGTGTGGTCGAAGGGGTGGTCCGGTTCGGTCAGCTGGTGACCGAACCGGGTGATCGATTCCGGTAGGACTCCGACGTCGGTGACAGCCGGCACCACGTTCTGGCGGTGGACGAGATCGCCGTCGAGCCACCGACTACAGTGCGCTGCACTGCTGCTCGCAGCGCCTGTCCACCGAACGCCCGCAGCGACATCTGCGGATATATGCCGGCAGCTGTCAGCATCGGTACGCAGGGGAGACGACGCGAGGTCGGCTCCATAGCCGTTCGATACCACCGAGACCACGGCTGCGATCACAGCGGCGACGGTGGCCCCGGTCCCCGTGCTCGACGCACGTGCGATGTTCCCACTCGGCTCGAGTACCGCGGCGACCCCGCGCTGACACCTGTCGGAACGGGTGCTACTCATCCGGTGGTCAGCACTTCACCGATCGGATCGGCTTCACCGATGGAGGGCCGGCTCGGCGAATCGCAAGGCTCTTGACCCAGCCGGGGGACTGGTTACGTACCGGCACGCGAACACTCGGTGTGGCTGATGTACGGACAGGACGATGGACACCTAGCGTGCTCGTCCGCCGATCCGGTCACCGGCCGGGAGCGTTGCGGCGGCACACCGGGTCCCGACTCTCGGTCGGCAGGCGCGAATTCGACCGACCGGTCCAGGGGTCACGCTGGCCGTCGTCGCCGGTGGGTCCTGCC
This window of the Rhodococcus pyridinivorans genome carries:
- a CDS encoding TetR/AcrR family transcriptional regulator — its product is MSINAQNTVRESGSRRGAVREFKKGLIRDAAKRIFAERGIDAASMREIAQAAGYTTGAIYTYFDTKEELYAEVLRDSLHALQSEVATTVETSPDRPASAAALHGLWSFYDTHPADFELGFYLYGGVRPAGLNKKLDEELNTLFDQVMTLIANGLITDGLATEQTAHHLAVVHATWVFGLLLMTKTGRVKSVRDDAEAMLDSYLKMVATHQRL
- a CDS encoding acyl-CoA dehydrogenase family protein; its protein translation is MTEHSMSIAPTARVQEYTDRFREFLDEDVPPLEEELAKHNVGTAGQPKLDSEGRMHPIVWEARREVQRRAGALNLYAPHISAELGGGGFNRVEMHHVEEFVYRHSGLGLGLAALAWTEGPNPASEHMSEAMRERYLTPLIKGQITAAFANTEPNVGTDVLGMETWAKQDGSDWIINGRKAWITNSHFADVYQVVAVTEPGAGTRSLTMFLVDADTPGLERGPDLPTMMDDGLTGELEFRDVRVPAENIVREVGDGFALAMSWINWRRLCRGGMCSGWGQWLITRAISRSQERKSGGRPIGDLQSIQHLIARMALEFYQARSTSLVAQAELDQWGAFEIPLHKEAPRLISLLKIINDEAFYRLADSAIQVHGANGLLRGSPEEKLFRVARNLRIPAGTSEVQLNAIARGLLREAAVS